From one Deltaproteobacteria bacterium genomic stretch:
- the rpsO gene encoding 30S ribosomal protein S15 encodes MALTAEKKREVIENFKTHETDTGSPEVQIALLSERIAYLTEHFKVHAKDHHSRRGLLKLVGQRRRLLNYLKRTDVARYRTVVERLGLRR; translated from the coding sequence GTGGCTTTAACCGCAGAAAAGAAAAGAGAGGTCATCGAGAATTTCAAGACACATGAGACTGACACCGGTTCCCCTGAAGTACAGATTGCACTGCTCAGTGAGCGTATTGCCTATCTCACGGAGCATTTCAAGGTGCACGCAAAAGATCACCACTCCAGGCGCGGCCTGCTAAAACTGGTCGGGCAGCGACGGCGGTTGCTCAATTATCTCAAGAGAACTGATGTGGCAAGGTATCGAACTGTGGTGGAACGTTTGGGCCTTCGCCGCTAG
- the truB gene encoding tRNA pseudouridine(55) synthase TruB, with the protein MSTSLQISHQVRTAMRNRFVHDGVLLLNKHPGCTSHDLVVQARRLLGGAKVGHAGTLDPFASGLLVLLVNEATKLSPFLTSQEKEYLFTVFFGIETDTQDCTGKVIKEEQCAAIAAEEIRRACTVFTGLIDQVVPRYSAVRLGGRRLYQLAYQGQKPELPVRTVRIDSLSLVEVKWPEATFRVVCSKGTYVRALASDLARYLHCGGHVSRLCRLRSGGFRLERSITLAELASLAAEQRVTEALIPLSQAVEDYPALAVSELTARRIRQGMLLTAAMIEHRQECGHEGRTPFKVVDPRGQLVAIVARCNGHSQRSSEAAFKTLRVFGTSQRSAASQGSPLTE; encoded by the coding sequence GTGAGCACCTCGCTGCAAATCAGCCACCAGGTAAGAACGGCCATGAGGAATCGCTTCGTACACGATGGTGTTTTGCTGCTGAACAAACACCCAGGATGCACCTCCCACGATCTTGTGGTGCAGGCAAGGAGATTGCTGGGTGGAGCCAAGGTGGGGCATGCTGGCACCCTGGATCCTTTTGCCAGCGGTTTGCTGGTGCTCCTGGTGAACGAGGCTACCAAGCTGTCGCCGTTCCTGACGAGTCAGGAGAAGGAGTACCTTTTTACTGTTTTTTTCGGAATCGAGACTGACACTCAAGACTGCACGGGCAAGGTGATCAAAGAGGAGCAGTGCGCAGCCATTGCCGCAGAGGAGATCAGAAGGGCATGTACGGTCTTCACTGGCCTGATTGACCAGGTGGTGCCCCGTTATTCCGCTGTGCGCCTGGGTGGGCGCCGCCTGTACCAGTTGGCTTACCAGGGCCAGAAGCCAGAGCTCCCTGTGCGCACGGTGAGGATTGACAGTCTGTCGCTTGTGGAGGTGAAATGGCCGGAAGCAACCTTCAGAGTGGTCTGTTCCAAAGGAACGTATGTACGCGCTCTGGCGAGTGACCTGGCGCGCTATCTTCATTGTGGCGGCCATGTTAGTCGGCTTTGCCGCTTGCGCAGCGGCGGTTTTCGCCTGGAGCGCAGCATAACTCTAGCTGAGCTGGCAAGTTTGGCAGCAGAGCAGAGAGTGACAGAAGCTTTAATTCCCCTCAGTCAGGCTGTGGAGGACTATCCAGCTCTAGCCGTCTCCGAGTTGACCGCCAGACGCATTCGTCAAGGGATGTTGCTGACAGCGGCCATGATCGAGCACAGACAAGAGTGTGGACATGAGGGCCGGACTCCATTCAAGGTGGTGGACCCTCGAGGGCAACTGGTGGCTATTGTTGCCCGTTGCAACGGGCACAGCCAAAGAAGCAGTGAGGCTGCTTTCAAGACTTTACGAGTTTTTGGTACTTCCCAGAGGTCAGCCGCTTCACAGGGCTCACCTCTCACTGAATAG
- a CDS encoding bifunctional oligoribonuclease/PAP phosphatase NrnA → MISAIAQELREHSRFLLATHVNPDGDAIGSLGALALVLEGMGKTVLAYCQDQVPGFLEFMPFADRIVHEIPTGENFDAAVVLDCGEVNRLGKGAEAVLQAGKIIHIDHHSSGNGFGDLNLIRPECSSTAELLYEIFGALAVELSKPVAVNIYTAILTDTGSFRFANTTARALSIAAEMVSLGVEPEEVASAVYDSMTPGRLRLLATSLQTLTLRADGRVAAIWVSREMLADTGTTAQDTEGLVNYPRSLRTVEIAVLFKELTTGEINVSLRSRGKCNVADFAQMYAGGGHENAAAFRLKGTLEQVVDEVLQAAEEYLQGKLP, encoded by the coding sequence ATGATTAGCGCTATTGCCCAGGAACTGAGAGAGCACTCACGTTTCCTCCTTGCCACCCATGTGAATCCAGACGGGGATGCCATTGGTTCTCTGGGAGCACTTGCCCTGGTGCTCGAAGGAATGGGCAAGACAGTGCTTGCTTACTGTCAGGATCAGGTGCCTGGATTTCTAGAATTCATGCCTTTTGCCGACCGCATCGTGCACGAGATTCCTACGGGAGAGAATTTCGATGCGGCAGTGGTGTTGGACTGCGGCGAAGTGAACCGACTCGGCAAAGGTGCTGAGGCAGTGCTGCAGGCAGGGAAAATCATCCACATCGATCATCACAGTTCAGGCAATGGTTTTGGGGATCTGAACCTCATAAGGCCAGAATGCAGCAGTACAGCCGAATTGCTTTACGAGATTTTTGGGGCACTGGCCGTAGAACTGAGCAAGCCAGTTGCTGTGAATATTTACACGGCGATTCTCACTGACACCGGTTCGTTTCGCTTCGCCAATACCACGGCCAGGGCGCTGTCCATAGCTGCCGAGATGGTTTCCCTGGGGGTGGAGCCAGAGGAAGTGGCCAGTGCTGTCTATGACAGCATGACTCCCGGGCGGTTGCGGCTGCTGGCCACAAGCCTGCAGACACTGACACTGCGCGCTGACGGCCGGGTGGCAGCCATCTGGGTGAGCAGAGAGATGCTGGCCGACACAGGAACTACTGCTCAAGATACGGAGGGTCTGGTGAATTATCCAAGGTCTCTCCGCACTGTTGAGATAGCTGTTCTTTTCAAGGAGCTTACCACTGGCGAGATAAATGTGAGTCTCCGCTCGCGGGGAAAGTGCAATGTTGCTGATTTTGCCCAGATGTATGCAGGCGGTGGGCACGAGAATGCTGCGGCATTTCGGCTGAAGGGAACTCTCGAGCAAGTGGTTGACGAGGTGCTGCAGGCAGCAGAGGAATATTTGCAAGGGAAGCTGCCGTGA